From the Candidatus Margulisiibacteriota bacterium genome, one window contains:
- a CDS encoding DUF3791 domain-containing protein has protein sequence MNTETKKTEFVSFCIEMYAKQNKVSGAAAAKWFEQSGAINYLFANYEALHTQGWNYILAAIENFIAAEEKK, from the coding sequence ATGAATACTGAAACCAAAAAAACAGAATTTGTATCATTTTGTATAGAAATGTACGCTAAGCAAAATAAAGTTTCGGGAGCTGCTGCCGCCAAGTGGTTTGAACAATCCGGCGCGATTAACTATCTATTTGCTAATTATGAGGCGCTGCACACACAGGGTTGGAATTATATATTGGCGGCTATCGAAAACTTTATTGCCGCTGAGGAAAAAAAGTGA